Proteins from one Nakamurella multipartita DSM 44233 genomic window:
- a CDS encoding glycoside hydrolase family 3 N-terminal domain-containing protein: MRSRRGCGLPGSNRARLVGALAAGGLVLAACSSAPDPSAGSASGAAVSSSPVSSPVSSPALSAALSSAAPTPSSTEPTPSATAPASPSAPPPEAAAPAPAVPAGGLVTGADMTAASAAVAAMSTADRAGLVVMASSADAVDTDLVAQLHLGGVILMGSQGSIDGTSTGTPEQVAAVTAQLQSQVPAAQAGAPLLIATDQESGLVTRLVNGFNDFPGNQELSGIADTAAAAAATEAVTAASGAEMRAVGINVDFAPDADVLPQSGDSGVDGRTFGADPDRSATLVAAAVRGYQSGGVAATVKHFPGIGRLATDTHKALPSLDVDCAEWNAVEAVPMQAGVDAGAALVMTGHIELPAVGAVGESSALSSAVVTDLLKGSGAGGCTGLNFAGVAVSDSFEMAPVVDNFSPSEAAWRGIAAGQDLVLMPVDPTAAVTGIAAAADSGQLPATRLAEAATRVYALRLALGRIPAPGLEVVGSAEHEAVAANARAQG; the protein is encoded by the coding sequence ATGCGATCCCGACGCGGCTGCGGTCTGCCCGGTTCGAACCGCGCCCGGCTGGTCGGCGCGCTGGCCGCCGGTGGCCTGGTGCTGGCCGCGTGCTCGTCCGCACCCGACCCGTCCGCCGGTTCCGCCTCCGGCGCGGCGGTGTCCAGCAGCCCGGTGTCCAGCCCCGTGTCCAGCCCGGCGTTGAGTGCTGCGTTGAGTTCGGCGGCGCCGACCCCATCGAGCACCGAACCGACACCGTCGGCCACCGCACCGGCCAGTCCGAGTGCCCCGCCGCCGGAGGCCGCCGCGCCGGCGCCGGCCGTCCCGGCCGGTGGGTTGGTGACCGGCGCCGACATGACGGCCGCGTCCGCCGCGGTGGCCGCGATGAGCACCGCCGACCGCGCCGGCCTGGTCGTCATGGCCAGCTCGGCCGACGCCGTGGACACCGATCTGGTCGCGCAGCTGCACCTGGGCGGGGTGATCCTGATGGGGTCGCAGGGGTCGATCGACGGCACCTCGACCGGTACGCCCGAGCAGGTCGCCGCGGTCACCGCCCAGCTGCAGAGTCAGGTGCCGGCCGCCCAGGCGGGCGCGCCGCTGCTGATCGCCACCGACCAGGAATCCGGCCTGGTCACCCGGCTGGTCAACGGTTTCAACGACTTCCCCGGCAACCAGGAACTGTCCGGCATCGCCGACACCGCCGCGGCGGCCGCGGCCACTGAGGCGGTCACCGCGGCCAGCGGGGCCGAGATGCGCGCGGTCGGCATCAACGTCGACTTCGCGCCGGACGCCGACGTGCTGCCGCAGTCCGGGGATTCCGGGGTCGACGGCCGGACCTTCGGCGCCGATCCCGACCGGTCGGCGACCCTGGTCGCCGCCGCCGTCCGCGGGTACCAGAGCGGCGGGGTGGCCGCGACGGTCAAGCACTTCCCGGGGATCGGCCGGCTGGCTACCGACACGCACAAGGCGCTGCCGTCGCTGGACGTGGACTGCGCGGAGTGGAACGCGGTCGAGGCGGTGCCGATGCAGGCCGGAGTGGACGCCGGCGCCGCGCTGGTGATGACCGGACACATCGAATTGCCGGCGGTCGGCGCGGTGGGCGAGTCGTCGGCGCTGAGCTCCGCGGTGGTCACCGACCTGCTCAAGGGCTCGGGGGCGGGCGGCTGCACCGGGCTGAACTTCGCCGGCGTCGCGGTCTCCGACTCGTTCGAGATGGCGCCGGTGGTGGACAACTTCTCGCCGAGCGAGGCCGCCTGGCGGGGCATCGCGGCCGGTCAGGACCTGGTGCTGATGCCGGTCGACCCGACGGCCGCGGTGACCGGCATCGCCGCCGCGGCCGACAGCGGGCAGCTGCCGGCGACGCGGCTGGCCGAGGCGGCCACCCGGGTCTACGCGCTGCGGCTGGCGCTGGGTCGGATCCCGGCCCCCGGCCTGGAGGTGGTCGGCTCGGCCGAGCACGAGGCGGTCGCGGCGAACGCACGGGCCCAGGGCTGA
- a CDS encoding type 1 glutamine amidotransferase family protein, which produces MSSVHLVGGGWDAAAAEALYRPFLLEAGAVAGRPPQIACVVLDEDPGDGTAAEHFERWSQLLRTVGDCVPRPVFVPLGGRLAVADLTPADGLLVAGGLTPGYAGALVPVAAEVRAWLADGDRPYLGFSAGAAMAATRAVVGGWLSGGVPVCPDDAGEDLEEITVVPGLGLTPWSVDVHCAQWGTLPRLIEAVRGELAAGNGLGIDENTLVTFAADGRCTVAGAGQVWLVHRAGSPDGTGSDVQVRPFRAGARI; this is translated from the coding sequence ATGAGCAGCGTCCATCTGGTCGGTGGCGGTTGGGATGCCGCCGCGGCCGAGGCGCTCTACCGGCCGTTCCTGCTGGAGGCGGGGGCGGTGGCCGGCCGGCCGCCGCAGATCGCCTGCGTCGTCCTCGACGAGGACCCCGGCGACGGCACCGCGGCCGAACACTTCGAGCGGTGGTCGCAGCTGCTTCGTACGGTCGGCGACTGCGTACCGCGCCCGGTGTTCGTCCCGCTCGGCGGCCGGCTCGCGGTGGCTGACCTGACGCCGGCCGACGGGCTGCTGGTCGCCGGCGGGCTCACCCCCGGGTACGCGGGGGCGCTGGTGCCGGTGGCCGCCGAGGTGCGGGCCTGGCTGGCCGACGGGGATCGGCCCTACCTGGGCTTTTCGGCCGGTGCGGCGATGGCCGCGACCCGGGCGGTGGTCGGTGGCTGGCTCTCCGGTGGCGTCCCCGTCTGCCCGGACGACGCCGGGGAGGACCTGGAGGAGATCACCGTGGTCCCCGGTCTCGGGCTCACCCCGTGGAGCGTGGACGTGCACTGCGCCCAGTGGGGCACGCTGCCGCGGCTGATCGAGGCGGTGCGTGGGGAGCTGGCCGCCGGCAACGGGTTGGGCATCGACGAGAACACCCTGGTCACCTTCGCCGCGGACGGCCGCTGCACCGTCGCCGGGGCCGGGCAGGTCTGGTTGGTGCACCGGGCCGGCAGTCCCGACGGGACCGGCAGCGACGTTCAGGTCCGGCCCTTCCGGGCCGGCGCCCGGATCTGA
- a CDS encoding acyl-CoA carboxylase subunit beta has product MTAVLPHTELPEQHGPADPGTAEPAPSAPKPAPRALDPREPLVRLSALMDPGTVVPLHGHDTSGVLAVRGRIDGSKVIAYCTDGTRMGGAMGHEGCRHIVDAIDIALRERAPVIGLWHSGGARLAEGVEALDGVGQVFAAMVRASGRVPQISVVLGAAAGGAAYGPALTDIVIMAPDGRVFVTGPDVVRSVTGEDVDQEALGGPAAHHRKSGVVHVVADSEADAYARARRITGIFTQPGIAGVSGIPDDPDLASVLPEQANRAYPVRPLLDRILDGPIEELQAKWSPNIVIGLGRLAGRSLGVVANNPLRLGGCLDSQSAEKASRFVRMCDAFGIPLLVVVDVPGYLPGVGQEWDGVVRRGAKLLHAFSEAVVPRVTLVTRKAYGGAYIAMNSRALGATAVFAWPNAEIAVMGAKAAVGILHRRKLAAAPVEQREALHTQLAAEHEKLAGGVHRAIELGVVDEVITPAQTRRRLAETLAAAPAGRGSHSNIPL; this is encoded by the coding sequence ATGACCGCAGTCCTACCCCACACCGAGTTGCCGGAGCAGCACGGACCGGCCGACCCGGGCACGGCCGAGCCGGCGCCGTCCGCGCCCAAGCCGGCGCCCCGCGCGTTGGACCCGCGGGAGCCGCTGGTCCGGCTCTCCGCCCTGATGGACCCGGGCACCGTCGTGCCCCTGCACGGGCACGACACCTCCGGCGTGCTGGCCGTCCGCGGCCGCATCGACGGCTCCAAGGTCATCGCGTACTGCACCGACGGCACCCGCATGGGCGGGGCGATGGGCCACGAGGGCTGCCGGCACATCGTCGACGCCATCGACATCGCCCTGCGTGAGCGGGCGCCGGTGATCGGGCTGTGGCACTCCGGTGGCGCCCGGCTGGCCGAGGGCGTCGAAGCCCTCGACGGGGTCGGCCAGGTGTTCGCCGCGATGGTCCGCGCCTCCGGCCGGGTCCCGCAGATCTCCGTCGTGCTCGGCGCGGCCGCCGGTGGTGCCGCCTACGGGCCGGCCCTGACCGACATCGTAATCATGGCGCCGGACGGCCGGGTGTTCGTCACCGGTCCGGACGTGGTGCGCTCGGTGACCGGCGAGGACGTCGACCAGGAGGCCCTGGGCGGGCCGGCCGCGCACCACCGCAAGTCCGGGGTGGTGCACGTCGTGGCCGATTCCGAGGCCGACGCCTACGCCCGGGCCCGCCGGATCACCGGCATCTTCACCCAGCCCGGCATCGCCGGCGTCTCGGGCATTCCCGACGACCCCGACCTGGCCTCCGTGCTGCCCGAGCAGGCCAACCGGGCCTACCCGGTGCGCCCGCTGCTCGACCGCATCCTGGACGGGCCCATCGAGGAACTGCAGGCCAAGTGGTCGCCCAACATCGTCATCGGCCTGGGCCGGCTGGCCGGCCGCTCGCTCGGCGTGGTCGCCAACAACCCGCTGCGCCTGGGCGGCTGCCTGGATTCGCAGTCGGCCGAGAAGGCGTCCCGGTTCGTCCGGATGTGCGACGCGTTCGGCATCCCGCTGCTGGTCGTGGTGGACGTGCCCGGGTACCTGCCGGGCGTCGGCCAGGAGTGGGACGGGGTGGTCCGCCGCGGGGCCAAGCTGCTGCACGCATTCTCCGAGGCCGTCGTGCCCCGGGTGACCCTGGTGACCCGCAAGGCCTACGGCGGCGCGTACATCGCGATGAACTCGCGGGCCCTGGGCGCGACGGCGGTCTTCGCCTGGCCCAACGCCGAGATCGCGGTGATGGGCGCCAAGGCGGCCGTCGGCATCCTGCACCGGCGCAAGCTGGCCGCCGCCCCGGTGGAGCAGCGCGAGGCGCTGCACACCCAGCTGGCGGCCGAGCACGAGAAGCTGGCCGGCGGGGTGCACCGGGCGATCGAGCTGGGCGTGGTCGACGAGGTCATCACCCCGGCGCAGACCCGGCGCCGGTTGGCCGAGACCCTGGCCGCGGCCCCGGCCGGCCGCGGCAGCCACAGCAACATCCCGCTGTGA
- a CDS encoding beta-ketoacyl-[acyl-carrier-protein] synthase family protein yields the protein MSSDHDVVVTGIGATTPIGGTAPETWQAMLDGTIGVKPLTEPWAEKYDLPVRIYAPLVVDPSEVLSRVEARRLDRCQQVALVAAREAWADAGAPEMDLERLGVVIGTGIGGALTLLGQDDILEQDGVRKVAVLTVPMLMPNGPAAAVGLWAKARGGVHAPVSACASGAEGMAWAYRMIKSGELDVAIAGGAEACVHPLPMAGFSQMRAMSTRNDDPQGASRPFDIERDGFVLGEGAGIMVLEREDHARARGAKIYGRLAGIGMSNDAYHITAPEPDGEGSGRAIAKALRTADLSPLDIGHVNAHATSTPVGDIAESNTILRSVGDHAVVTATKSMTGHMLGAAGAVEAIATLLSVRDGIVPGTRNITTLDPEIKVDVATENREVKLTAALNDSFGFGGHNVALVFTA from the coding sequence ATGAGCTCCGATCACGACGTTGTCGTCACCGGTATCGGCGCGACCACGCCGATCGGCGGCACCGCGCCCGAAACCTGGCAGGCCATGCTCGACGGCACGATCGGCGTCAAGCCGCTCACCGAGCCGTGGGCCGAGAAGTACGACCTGCCGGTGCGCATCTACGCGCCGCTGGTGGTCGACCCGAGTGAGGTGCTGTCCCGGGTCGAGGCCCGTCGGCTCGACCGGTGCCAGCAGGTCGCCCTGGTGGCCGCCCGTGAAGCCTGGGCCGACGCCGGCGCCCCCGAGATGGACCTGGAACGGCTCGGCGTGGTCATCGGCACCGGCATCGGCGGCGCGCTGACGCTGCTGGGCCAGGACGACATCCTGGAACAGGACGGCGTCCGCAAGGTCGCGGTGCTGACCGTGCCCATGCTCATGCCCAACGGCCCGGCCGCGGCCGTCGGCCTGTGGGCCAAGGCCCGCGGCGGCGTGCACGCCCCGGTGTCGGCCTGCGCCTCCGGCGCCGAGGGGATGGCCTGGGCCTACCGGATGATCAAGTCCGGCGAGCTCGACGTGGCCATCGCCGGCGGCGCGGAGGCCTGCGTGCACCCGCTGCCGATGGCCGGCTTCTCCCAGATGCGGGCCATGAGCACCCGCAACGACGACCCCCAGGGCGCGTCCCGGCCGTTCGACATCGAGCGGGACGGCTTCGTTCTGGGCGAGGGCGCCGGCATCATGGTGCTCGAGCGCGAGGACCACGCCCGCGCCCGCGGCGCCAAGATCTACGGCCGGCTGGCCGGCATCGGCATGTCCAACGACGCGTACCACATCACCGCCCCGGAGCCGGACGGCGAGGGCTCGGGCCGCGCGATCGCCAAGGCGCTGCGCACCGCGGACCTGTCCCCGCTGGACATCGGACACGTCAACGCGCACGCCACCTCGACCCCGGTCGGCGACATCGCCGAGTCCAACACGATCCTGCGCTCGGTCGGCGACCACGCCGTGGTCACCGCGACCAAGTCGATGACCGGGCACATGCTCGGCGCCGCCGGCGCGGTCGAAGCCATCGCCACCCTGCTCTCGGTGCGCGACGGCATCGTGCCCGGCACCCGCAACATCACCACGCTCGACCCGGAGATCAAGGTCGACGTGGCGACGGAGAACCGCGAAGTGAAACTGACTGCCGCGCTGAACGATTCGTTCGGCTTCGGTGGCCACAACGTCGCCCTGGTCTTCACCGCCTGA
- a CDS encoding acyl carrier protein, translating into MSNEDIIAGLGEIVEEVAGVSAADVTADKSFTDDLDIDSLSMVEIAVQAEDKFGVKIPDDELANLRTVGDAVAYIEANKS; encoded by the coding sequence GTGAGCAACGAGGACATCATCGCCGGTCTCGGCGAGATCGTCGAAGAGGTCGCCGGCGTCAGTGCGGCCGACGTCACCGCCGACAAGTCCTTCACCGACGACCTGGACATCGATTCGCTGTCCATGGTCGAGATCGCGGTGCAGGCCGAGGACAAGTTCGGGGTCAAGATCCCGGACGACGAGCTGGCCAACCTGCGCACCGTGGGCGACGCCGTCGCCTACATCGAGGCCAACAAGTCCTGA
- a CDS encoding beta-ketoacyl-ACP synthase III: MSATIRTAAGSPGSKIVGLGHYRPDRVVTNDDLAQIMDTNDEWIQARVGIAERRFAAADESVASMGAQAGAKALAEAGLQPEQIDTVITATCSLDSPVPHASTQIASLLGIHAPGSFDLNAACAGFCYAIAAADQAVRTGASRNVLVVGSEKLTDWTKRDDRATAIIFADGAGAVVVSAADEPGIGPVVWGCDEDHTQTIRIEGRNGHFIQEGQTVFRWATSAIAPVAIRAAAAAGVALDEIDVLVTHQANLRIIDGIAKKIIREGARQDLKVGRDIVTTGNTSSASIPIALDRMRAAGEVSSGQVVLSVAFGAGLTYASQVFVCP; encoded by the coding sequence ATGAGCGCCACCATTCGCACCGCTGCCGGCTCCCCCGGGTCCAAGATCGTCGGTCTGGGTCACTACCGGCCCGACCGGGTGGTCACCAACGACGATCTCGCCCAGATCATGGACACCAACGACGAGTGGATCCAGGCCCGGGTCGGCATCGCCGAGCGCCGGTTCGCCGCCGCCGACGAGTCGGTGGCCTCGATGGGCGCCCAGGCCGGCGCCAAGGCCCTGGCCGAGGCGGGCCTGCAGCCCGAGCAGATCGACACCGTGATCACCGCGACCTGCAGCCTGGACTCCCCCGTCCCGCACGCCTCGACCCAGATCGCCAGCCTGCTGGGCATTCACGCGCCGGGTTCGTTCGACCTCAACGCGGCCTGCGCCGGCTTCTGCTACGCGATCGCGGCCGCCGACCAGGCGGTGCGCACCGGTGCCTCGCGCAACGTGCTGGTGGTCGGCTCGGAGAAGCTGACCGACTGGACCAAGCGGGACGACCGGGCGACGGCGATCATCTTTGCCGACGGGGCCGGCGCCGTGGTGGTTTCGGCCGCCGACGAGCCGGGCATCGGCCCGGTCGTTTGGGGTTGCGACGAGGACCACACCCAGACCATCCGGATCGAGGGCCGCAACGGCCATTTCATCCAGGAGGGCCAGACGGTCTTCCGCTGGGCCACCTCCGCGATCGCCCCGGTGGCGATCCGCGCGGCGGCGGCGGCCGGCGTCGCACTGGACGAGATCGACGTGCTGGTCACCCATCAGGCGAACCTGCGGATCATCGACGGCATCGCCAAGAAGATCATCAGGGAAGGCGCGCGCCAGGATCTCAAGGTCGGCCGGGACATCGTCACCACCGGCAACACCTCCTCGGCGTCCATCCCGATCGCGCTGGACCGGATGCGCGCCGCCGGCGAGGTCTCCTCGGGCCAGGTCGTGCTCTCGGTCGCCTTCGGCGCGGGACTCACCTACGCCAGCCAGGTGTTCGTCTGCCCCTGA
- a CDS encoding ACP S-malonyltransferase yields the protein MLAIVAPGQGAQKPGMLSSWLELDGAADTLAQMSDRAHLDLTRLGTQATAEEIKDTAVTQPLVVAAALLAARYLQIPSTAVVAGHSVGELAAAAVAGVLPDLDAVGLAAVRGQAMSAACALTPTGMSAVMGGATEDVLAALEELDLVGANVNGGGQIVAAGPLEALDQLKANPPAGVRIIPLPVAGAFHTSYMGGAEHALREHVAALSPSDPTHVLLTNSDGSVVAGGRGYLQLLVTQVTHPVRWDRCMQTLADLGVTGVLELPPAGTLVGLVKRDLKGVATMALKTPADLDAAAAFAAEHAGVKQA from the coding sequence GTGCTGGCCATCGTTGCTCCCGGTCAGGGAGCCCAGAAACCCGGAATGCTCTCCAGTTGGCTTGAACTGGACGGAGCAGCGGACACGCTTGCCCAGATGTCGGACCGGGCGCACCTGGACCTGACCCGGTTGGGCACGCAGGCCACGGCCGAGGAGATCAAGGACACCGCGGTCACCCAGCCGCTGGTCGTCGCCGCGGCCCTGCTCGCCGCGCGCTACCTGCAGATTCCCTCCACCGCGGTCGTCGCCGGGCATTCCGTCGGCGAGCTGGCGGCGGCCGCCGTGGCCGGTGTGCTGCCCGACCTGGACGCCGTCGGCCTGGCCGCCGTCCGCGGGCAGGCGATGAGCGCCGCGTGCGCGCTGACCCCGACCGGCATGTCCGCCGTCATGGGTGGGGCGACCGAGGACGTGCTGGCCGCGCTGGAGGAGCTGGACCTGGTCGGCGCCAACGTCAACGGCGGCGGGCAGATCGTGGCCGCCGGACCGCTCGAGGCTCTGGATCAGCTCAAGGCCAACCCGCCGGCCGGGGTGCGGATCATCCCGCTGCCGGTGGCCGGCGCGTTCCACACGTCGTACATGGGCGGGGCCGAGCACGCGCTGCGCGAGCACGTCGCCGCGTTGAGCCCCAGCGATCCCACGCACGTGCTGCTGACCAACTCGGACGGCTCGGTCGTCGCCGGCGGGCGCGGTTACCTGCAGCTGCTCGTCACCCAGGTCACGCACCCGGTCCGCTGGGACCGGTGCATGCAGACGTTGGCCGATCTCGGCGTCACCGGCGTGCTGGAACTGCCGCCGGCTGGGACGCTGGTCGGACTCGTCAAGCGCGACCTGAAGGGCGTGGCCACCATGGCACTGAAGACTCCCGCCGATCTGGACGCCGCCGCGGCGTTCGCCGCCGAGCACGCGGGGGTGAAGCAGGCATGA
- a CDS encoding IS110 family RNA-guided transposase, giving the protein MTKQVEEILDEPHEQIVQRVCAIDVGKDSGTVCVRVPAASGTGRRVSKVWDVPARTRAVLGLAAQLSDQGIEKVTLESTSDYWRIWFYLLEAHGLDVQLVNARDVKNVPGRPKTDKLDSVWLAKLTEKGLLRPSFVPSAQVRQLRDYTRMRADLTGDRTRYWQRLEKLLEDALIKVTSVASRIDTLSVRDMIEALIAGQRDPRVLAGMARGRMRLKYADLVESLTGQFDDHHAELARMLLHQIDTLTDQIDVLTARIEALLASLPAGNTPDPDRPAPDGQTRPGTRANAPADEAAQRRTPPTAADMIKILDQIPGIGPSNAQVIIAEIGLDMSRFPTAGHLVSWTRLCPRTIQSGKRSTTGKTGKGNRYLRAVLGEAAATGGKTQTFLGERYRRLIKRRGKLKTIVAIARSILVIIWHLLANPGTTFHDLGVDFNDHRIDIGRRTRNHVRQLEALGFNVTLTAAA; this is encoded by the coding sequence ATGACCAAACAGGTCGAGGAGATCCTCGACGAACCCCATGAACAGATCGTGCAGCGGGTCTGCGCGATCGACGTGGGCAAGGACTCGGGCACAGTCTGCGTTCGCGTACCAGCCGCGTCCGGGACGGGTCGGCGAGTGAGCAAAGTCTGGGACGTCCCGGCCCGAACCAGAGCGGTCCTGGGCCTGGCCGCACAGCTGTCAGACCAGGGCATCGAGAAGGTGACCCTGGAATCGACCTCGGACTACTGGCGGATCTGGTTCTATCTGCTGGAAGCTCATGGCCTGGACGTGCAGTTGGTCAATGCCCGCGATGTCAAGAACGTCCCCGGTCGCCCCAAAACGGACAAGCTGGACAGTGTGTGGTTGGCCAAGCTCACCGAGAAGGGGCTGTTGCGTCCATCGTTCGTGCCATCAGCGCAGGTCCGGCAGTTGCGCGACTACACCCGGATGCGGGCCGATCTGACCGGCGACCGGACCAGGTACTGGCAACGGCTGGAGAAGCTGCTGGAGGACGCCCTGATCAAGGTCACCTCCGTGGCGAGCAGGATCGACACCCTGTCCGTCCGGGACATGATTGAGGCCCTGATCGCGGGCCAGCGGGACCCGCGGGTTCTGGCCGGCATGGCCCGCGGCCGGATGCGGCTCAAGTACGCCGACCTGGTCGAGTCGCTGACCGGTCAGTTCGACGATCATCACGCCGAGCTGGCCCGGATGCTGCTGCATCAGATCGACACGCTGACCGATCAGATCGACGTCCTGACCGCACGCATCGAGGCACTCCTGGCCAGCTTGCCGGCCGGTAACACCCCCGATCCGGACCGCCCCGCACCGGATGGCCAAACTCGGCCCGGTACGAGGGCTAACGCACCCGCCGACGAGGCGGCCCAGCGCCGGACACCGCCGACGGCCGCAGACATGATCAAGATCCTGGACCAGATACCCGGGATCGGCCCAAGCAACGCACAGGTCATCATCGCCGAGATCGGGCTGGACATGAGCCGGTTCCCGACCGCTGGCCATCTGGTGTCCTGGACCCGGCTGTGCCCCCGCACGATCCAGTCCGGGAAACGATCAACAACCGGTAAGACCGGCAAGGGCAACCGTTACCTGCGCGCCGTGCTTGGTGAAGCGGCCGCGACCGGCGGCAAGACCCAAACCTTCCTGGGAGAACGCTATCGACGCCTGATCAAACGCCGCGGCAAACTCAAAACGATCGTCGCCATCGCCCGATCCATCCTTGTCATCATCTGGCACCTGCTCGCCAACCCCGGCACGACCTTCCACGACCTCGGCGTCGATTTCAACGACCACCGCATCGACATCGGACGCCGAACCCGTAACCACGTCCGGCAACTCGAAGCCCTCGGCTTCAACGTCACCCTGACCGCGGCCGCCTAA
- a CDS encoding IS256 family transposase, whose amino-acid sequence MTMTEHSSSLPADDAVPGPGRVSGRQLRELLADDVWLDELIDRAEAGGVRLTGEGGFLPEMIKAVLERGLAAELTSHLGYEVGDPAGRGSPNSRNGHTPKTVATEVGPVPLSVPRDRTSTFEPRLVPKGQRRLGGLDEQIISLYAGGMTVRDIQAHLARTLGTELSHDTISKITDAVLDEVKAWQSRPLEELYPIMYLDAIVVKVRDGHQVRNKSAYIAVGVDMAGIKHVLGIWVQSTEGAKFWAGVCAELANRGVKDVLIVCCDGLTGLPEAIEATWPRTTVQTCVVHLIRASMRFVSYTDRRAVVAQLKTIYTAPTVDAAETALLTFAETDLARRYPACLRTWQDAWDRFIPFLAFPWPVRKIIYTTNAIESLNYQLRKIIKNRGHFPNDDAVVKLLWLAIRDIEDKRARDRTSEKGKRVGRTAEGRLVEGQVTTGWKPALGALAIQYPDRITPRIS is encoded by the coding sequence ATGACCATGACCGAGCATTCCTCGTCGTTGCCGGCGGATGATGCGGTGCCGGGGCCGGGGCGGGTGAGTGGCCGGCAGCTGCGGGAGTTGCTGGCCGACGACGTGTGGCTCGACGAGTTGATCGACCGCGCCGAGGCCGGCGGTGTCCGGCTGACCGGCGAGGGCGGGTTCCTGCCGGAGATGATCAAGGCGGTGCTCGAGCGGGGCCTGGCTGCGGAACTGACCTCGCATCTGGGATACGAGGTGGGCGACCCGGCTGGTCGGGGCTCGCCGAACAGCCGGAACGGGCACACCCCGAAAACGGTGGCGACCGAGGTCGGGCCGGTCCCGTTGAGCGTGCCGCGGGACCGGACGTCGACGTTCGAGCCGCGTCTGGTGCCCAAGGGTCAACGCCGCCTGGGCGGGTTGGACGAGCAGATCATCAGCTTGTACGCGGGCGGCATGACCGTCCGCGATATCCAGGCTCATCTGGCCCGCACGTTGGGCACCGAGCTGTCCCACGACACGATCAGCAAGATCACCGACGCGGTGCTGGACGAGGTCAAGGCCTGGCAGTCCCGGCCGTTGGAAGAGCTCTACCCGATCATGTACCTGGACGCGATCGTGGTGAAGGTCCGCGACGGGCACCAGGTTCGGAACAAGAGCGCGTACATCGCCGTCGGCGTCGATATGGCCGGGATCAAGCACGTGCTGGGGATCTGGGTGCAGTCCACCGAGGGCGCCAAGTTCTGGGCCGGGGTCTGCGCCGAGCTGGCCAACCGGGGCGTCAAGGACGTGCTGATCGTGTGTTGCGACGGGCTGACCGGGCTACCCGAGGCGATCGAGGCGACCTGGCCGCGGACGACCGTCCAAACGTGTGTGGTCCACCTGATCCGGGCCTCGATGCGGTTCGTGTCCTACACCGACCGGCGGGCTGTCGTGGCCCAGCTCAAGACGATCTACACCGCCCCGACCGTGGACGCCGCCGAGACGGCGCTGTTGACGTTCGCCGAGACCGATCTGGCCCGCCGCTACCCGGCCTGCCTGCGGACCTGGCAGGACGCCTGGGACCGGTTCATCCCGTTCCTGGCGTTCCCATGGCCGGTCCGCAAGATCATCTACACCACGAACGCGATCGAGTCGTTGAACTACCAGCTCCGCAAGATCATCAAGAACCGCGGGCACTTCCCCAACGACGACGCAGTGGTCAAGCTGCTGTGGCTGGCCATCCGCGATATCGAGGACAAACGCGCCCGGGACCGGACCTCGGAGAAGGGCAAACGAGTCGGACGCACCGCCGAGGGCCGGCTCGTCGAGGGCCAGGTCACCACCGGTTGGAAACCCGCGCTCGGTGCACTGGCCATCCAATACCCCGACCGCATCACCCCCAGGATCAGCTGA
- a CDS encoding ExeA family protein yields MSVQRLQAHYGFTRMPFGRNLAPGMLHRHRGLGEAIARISWCVDQHALGVITGEVGAGKTVAVRAATAALDSSRHVVIYLPNPSVGVRGMLHHIVAALGRTPSFYTSILAPQAADALAAEHAERGRTPVVVIDEAHLLDNQQLEALRMLSNHDMDSGSPFAALLVGQPTLRHRLRLGVLAALDQRISVRCTLTGMTDQETADYLTHHLKIAGRSDTLFSGDATTLIHNAARGYPRAINNLAINALTAAFARNQAIVDEKSARAAIAETGGE; encoded by the coding sequence GTGAGCGTGCAACGCCTTCAGGCCCACTACGGCTTCACCCGGATGCCGTTCGGCCGGAACCTGGCCCCGGGCATGCTGCATCGGCACCGCGGACTGGGCGAAGCGATCGCCCGGATCAGCTGGTGCGTCGACCAACACGCCCTCGGCGTGATCACCGGCGAGGTCGGCGCCGGCAAGACCGTCGCCGTCCGCGCCGCCACCGCCGCCCTGGACAGCAGCCGGCACGTCGTCATCTACCTGCCCAACCCGTCCGTCGGGGTCCGCGGCATGCTCCACCACATCGTCGCCGCCCTGGGCCGGACCCCGTCGTTCTACACCTCGATCCTGGCCCCGCAAGCCGCCGACGCCCTCGCGGCCGAACACGCCGAACGCGGCCGCACCCCCGTGGTCGTGATCGATGAGGCGCACCTGTTGGACAACCAGCAACTCGAAGCACTGCGCATGCTGTCCAACCACGACATGGACTCCGGCAGCCCGTTCGCCGCGCTGCTCGTCGGGCAACCCACCCTGCGGCACCGGCTGCGCCTCGGCGTGCTCGCCGCGCTGGACCAACGGATCTCGGTGCGCTGCACCCTGACCGGGATGACCGACCAGGAAACCGCGGACTACCTCACCCACCACCTCAAGATCGCCGGCCGCAGCGACACCCTGTTCAGCGGCGACGCCACCACCCTGATCCACAACGCCGCCCGCGGCTACCCCCGCGCCATCAACAACCTCGCGATCAACGCCCTGACCGCGGCGTTCGCCCGCAACCAGGCCATCGTCGACGAGAAATCAGCCCGGGCCGCGATCGCCGAAACAGGAGGCGAATGA